The proteins below are encoded in one region of Syntrophotalea carbinolica DSM 2380:
- a CDS encoding AMP-binding protein, which yields MGKSLHFTMGQLLEHMAIKYPDNDALVYPDQGLRYSYKEFNAICDGVAKGLLAMGVGKGDHIAIWATNVPQWVILQFASAKIGAILVTVNTNYKAVELEYVLKQSDTTTLFLVSGFKDTDYVETLYSVVPELRNAEPGQLQSERLPFLKNVVFLGERDYAGMRRWHDLEVLGEGVENDQLSAVQKLLDEHQVINMQYTSGTTGFPKGVMLTHHNVINNGFNIGECMRFTEKDRLCIPVPFFHCFGCVLGVMACVTHGSTMVPVETFSAEAVLRTVQTERCTALHGVPTMFIAELDHPAFDRYDLSSLRTGIMAGSPCPTEVMKRVIREMYMTEITIAYGQTESSPVITQTRTDDPVELRVATVGRALPDVEVKIADIETGQRLPPGRQGELCTRGYLVMKGYYKMPDETARVIDEDGWLHTGDLAVMDENGYCKITGRIKNMIIRGGENIYPREIEEFLYTHSKVADVQVYGVPDVKYGEQVMAAIKLKENTSATSEEIQDFCRGRIANYKVPRYIKFVDEFPMTASGKIQKFKLREMAIMELQLEAAGSVETA from the coding sequence ATGGGCAAAAGTCTGCATTTTACCATGGGACAATTGCTGGAACACATGGCGATAAAGTATCCGGATAACGACGCTTTGGTATACCCCGACCAGGGGTTGCGTTACTCCTATAAGGAGTTTAATGCCATCTGCGATGGCGTGGCCAAAGGCCTTTTGGCTATGGGGGTCGGCAAGGGCGACCACATTGCCATCTGGGCAACGAATGTGCCCCAGTGGGTGATCCTGCAATTTGCGTCGGCAAAAATCGGCGCCATTCTGGTTACCGTCAATACCAACTATAAAGCCGTTGAACTGGAATATGTGCTTAAGCAGTCGGATACCACGACTCTTTTTTTGGTGTCGGGTTTCAAGGATACCGATTACGTCGAAACCCTCTACAGTGTGGTGCCTGAATTGCGGAATGCGGAACCGGGACAGCTGCAGTCCGAGCGGCTTCCGTTCCTGAAAAATGTCGTCTTTCTTGGTGAGCGGGATTATGCCGGTATGCGTCGCTGGCATGATCTGGAAGTTCTCGGGGAGGGGGTCGAAAACGATCAACTCAGTGCTGTGCAGAAGCTTCTCGACGAGCACCAGGTTATCAATATGCAGTACACCTCCGGAACTACCGGGTTTCCCAAGGGGGTGATGCTGACGCACCACAATGTCATCAATAATGGTTTCAATATCGGTGAATGCATGCGTTTTACGGAAAAAGACCGATTGTGCATACCGGTACCTTTTTTCCATTGCTTCGGCTGTGTCCTCGGGGTGATGGCCTGCGTGACCCACGGTAGCACCATGGTGCCGGTGGAGACATTCAGTGCCGAAGCTGTTTTGCGCACCGTCCAGACCGAGAGGTGCACCGCGCTGCACGGTGTGCCGACCATGTTTATCGCCGAACTCGATCATCCCGCTTTTGACCGCTACGATTTAAGCAGTCTCAGAACGGGTATCATGGCCGGTTCGCCTTGTCCCACTGAGGTCATGAAACGTGTCATTCGCGAAATGTACATGACGGAAATCACCATCGCTTATGGGCAGACCGAATCGTCGCCGGTCATTACTCAGACGCGCACTGACGACCCTGTGGAATTGCGTGTTGCCACCGTCGGGCGTGCCCTGCCCGACGTAGAGGTCAAGATTGCTGATATCGAGACAGGTCAACGCCTGCCCCCAGGGCGCCAGGGTGAGCTCTGCACCCGCGGTTATCTGGTCATGAAGGGTTACTACAAAATGCCCGACGAAACGGCGCGGGTTATCGATGAGGACGGCTGGCTGCATACGGGCGATCTGGCGGTGATGGATGAAAACGGGTATTGCAAGATTACCGGTCGCATCAAAAATATGATCATTCGGGGAGGGGAAAATATCTATCCCCGTGAAATTGAAGAATTCCTCTATACCCATTCCAAGGTAGCCGACGTGCAGGTGTATGGGGTTCCCGATGTGAAATATGGCGAGCAGGTCATGGCAGCGATCAAACTTAAAGAAAACACCTCGGCTACCTCGGAGGAGATTCAGGATTTTTGTCGTGGCCGTATCGCAAATTACAAAGTTCCCCGATACATCAAGTTTGTCGATGAGTTTCCCATGACCGCCAGCGGGAAAATCCAGAAATTCAAATTGCGTGAAATGGCCATCATGGAATTGCAACTCGAAGCTGCCGGCTCGGTGGAAACGGCATGA
- a CDS encoding pyruvate carboxylase produces MEVKKFNKIMAANRGEIAIRIFRACIELGIKTVAIYSEEDRVSLHRYKADESYKVGKGKGPIEAYLGIDEIIDLAKKKDVDAIHPGYGFLSENPEFAEACEKAGIALIGPGATIQRQLGDKVAARKVAIEAAVPVVPGTDKPVTSEEEALLFAAKCGYPIMIKAAAGGGGRGMRIARNRQELAEGLRSASSEAKAAFGNPSVFLEKYLENPKHVEVQIMGDKYGNVVHFYDRDCSIQRRHQKVIEIAPSPNLSAAKRQELCDYALRIANHVGYVNAGTVEFLMDADGNFYFIEVNTRIQVEHTVTEMVTGRNLVRNQIRVAEGYRLDDPEIGIRSQKDIQLNGFAIQARVTTEDPTRNFSPDFGTITAYRSPGGFGVRLDAGSAFPGARISPHYDSLLVKISGWGISLRESARTTARALEEFRLRGVKCNIGFLDNVISHPTFLAGACDTSFIDNHPELFQIPVKRDRANKLLSYIGHVVVNGYPGIKDPLHYKDLRDAAIPEIPYDVPRPRGTRDVFLEKGAEGLAQWALDQQQLLVTDTTMRDAHQSLMATRFRTHDLTRIAPATSHLASGLFSLEMWGGATFDVSMRFLREDPWERLDRLREKIPNILFQMLLRASNAVGYCNYPDNVVQDFVAKAAQSGIDVFRVFDSLNWTKGMRVAMEAVRKSGGICEAAICYTGDILDPKRDKYPLAYYVNMAKELEKMGAHILGIKDMAGLLKPLAAEKLVRALKQEVGIPIHLHTHDTSSNGGATLLLAAQAGVDIVDTALSSVSGLTAQPNLNALLSGLHGHERDPGLDQGGLQKLANYWETVRTYYAPFESELRSGTAQVYHHEIPGGQYSNYKPQVEGMGLGSRWEECKDMYRKVNDMFGDIIKVTPSSKIVGDMAIFMVQNDLQPEDIYQRGHELTFPQGVVDFFKGMIGQPHGGFPAELQKIILKGEEPLTCRPGEFLEPVDFGAKRQDLENKLGHPVTERDVMSAVLYPGVFEEFDAHRTEYHDTSVLPTPVFFYGLDLGDETTVEMEPGKTLLVQLNAIGRVMEDGHRDIYFELNGEPRQVMVPDLSVSTDQIKHRKADPDNLHHVGAPMPGKVFRIMVNVGDVVKGGDILLSTEAMKMETNVKAEKDGVVAEILVNEGTQVEQGELLLILE; encoded by the coding sequence ATGGAAGTGAAGAAATTCAATAAAATCATGGCGGCCAATCGCGGCGAGATCGCCATTCGAATTTTTCGTGCCTGTATTGAATTGGGCATCAAGACCGTTGCCATTTATTCCGAGGAAGATCGCGTTTCTCTGCATCGCTACAAGGCGGATGAGTCCTACAAGGTAGGCAAGGGCAAGGGTCCCATCGAAGCGTATCTGGGTATCGATGAAATCATCGATCTTGCCAAGAAAAAAGACGTTGACGCCATCCATCCCGGCTACGGTTTTCTTTCGGAGAATCCCGAGTTCGCCGAGGCCTGCGAAAAGGCCGGCATTGCCCTGATCGGGCCGGGGGCCACCATTCAGCGCCAGTTGGGTGACAAGGTCGCGGCACGCAAGGTCGCCATCGAAGCCGCGGTACCGGTGGTGCCGGGCACTGACAAGCCGGTCACCAGCGAAGAAGAGGCCCTGCTGTTCGCCGCCAAATGCGGTTATCCCATTATGATTAAAGCCGCCGCCGGCGGTGGCGGACGCGGTATGCGTATCGCCCGCAATCGCCAGGAGTTGGCTGAAGGATTGCGTTCGGCTTCTTCCGAGGCCAAGGCCGCCTTCGGCAATCCGTCGGTGTTTCTGGAAAAATATCTCGAGAATCCCAAGCATGTCGAAGTACAGATCATGGGGGACAAGTACGGCAACGTGGTGCATTTTTATGACCGCGACTGCTCCATTCAGCGCCGTCATCAGAAGGTCATCGAGATCGCTCCGTCGCCCAATCTGAGCGCCGCCAAGCGCCAGGAATTGTGCGATTACGCCCTGCGAATCGCCAACCACGTCGGTTATGTCAATGCCGGGACGGTTGAATTCCTCATGGATGCCGACGGCAATTTTTACTTTATCGAGGTCAATACCCGCATCCAGGTCGAGCATACCGTGACCGAGATGGTCACCGGGCGGAACCTGGTGCGCAATCAGATCCGTGTTGCCGAGGGCTACCGTCTCGACGATCCGGAAATCGGTATCCGCAGCCAGAAAGACATCCAGCTCAACGGTTTTGCTATTCAGGCCCGCGTAACGACCGAGGACCCCACACGTAATTTTTCTCCCGATTTCGGCACCATCACGGCTTATCGCAGCCCCGGCGGGTTCGGTGTGCGCCTCGATGCGGGCAGTGCGTTTCCGGGGGCGCGTATCTCTCCCCATTACGATTCGCTGCTGGTTAAAATCAGCGGTTGGGGGATAAGCCTGCGCGAATCGGCGCGGACTACCGCCCGCGCTCTCGAGGAATTCCGTCTGCGCGGGGTCAAGTGCAATATCGGCTTTTTGGATAATGTCATCAGCCATCCGACCTTTCTGGCCGGCGCCTGCGATACTTCCTTCATCGACAATCACCCGGAATTGTTTCAGATTCCGGTGAAGCGCGATCGCGCCAACAAATTGCTGTCCTATATCGGACATGTGGTGGTCAACGGTTATCCCGGCATTAAAGATCCGCTGCATTACAAGGATCTGCGGGATGCCGCTATTCCGGAGATCCCTTACGATGTGCCGCGGCCCCGGGGTACCCGTGACGTTTTCCTGGAAAAAGGCGCCGAGGGCCTTGCTCAATGGGCCTTGGACCAGCAACAACTGCTGGTTACCGATACCACCATGCGCGATGCCCATCAGTCGCTGATGGCCACGCGGTTCCGGACTCATGACCTGACCCGGATCGCCCCTGCCACCAGTCACCTGGCGAGCGGACTCTTTTCCCTCGAGATGTGGGGCGGAGCGACCTTTGACGTATCGATGCGGTTCCTGCGGGAAGATCCCTGGGAACGTCTCGATCGTCTGCGTGAAAAGATCCCCAATATTCTGTTCCAGATGTTGTTGCGGGCTTCCAACGCCGTCGGCTATTGCAATTATCCGGATAATGTCGTACAGGACTTCGTCGCCAAAGCGGCGCAAAGCGGTATCGACGTGTTCCGCGTGTTTGACTCTCTCAACTGGACCAAAGGGATGCGGGTCGCCATGGAGGCGGTTCGTAAATCCGGCGGTATTTGCGAGGCGGCGATTTGCTATACGGGCGATATCCTCGATCCCAAACGGGATAAATATCCTCTGGCCTATTATGTGAATATGGCCAAGGAACTGGAAAAGATGGGTGCTCATATTCTCGGCATCAAGGATATGGCCGGCCTGCTCAAGCCGTTGGCCGCCGAAAAACTGGTGCGGGCACTCAAGCAGGAAGTCGGTATCCCCATTCACCTGCATACCCACGATACGTCCAGCAACGGCGGTGCCACTCTGCTTCTCGCGGCCCAGGCGGGGGTCGATATCGTCGATACCGCTCTGTCGTCCGTATCCGGTCTTACTGCGCAGCCGAACCTCAACGCACTTCTTTCCGGTCTCCACGGGCATGAGCGCGACCCCGGTCTGGATCAAGGCGGTTTGCAGAAACTGGCCAATTACTGGGAAACCGTGCGTACCTATTATGCGCCCTTCGAATCGGAGTTGCGTAGTGGTACCGCGCAGGTCTACCACCACGAGATTCCCGGCGGACAGTACTCGAACTACAAGCCCCAGGTCGAAGGGATGGGGCTCGGCAGCCGCTGGGAAGAGTGCAAAGACATGTACCGCAAAGTCAACGATATGTTCGGCGACATTATCAAGGTTACCCCGTCGTCCAAGATCGTCGGCGATATGGCCATCTTCATGGTGCAGAACGATCTGCAGCCCGAGGATATTTACCAACGCGGTCATGAGTTGACCTTCCCTCAGGGAGTGGTCGATTTCTTCAAGGGGATGATCGGGCAGCCCCACGGCGGTTTCCCCGCGGAGCTGCAGAAGATTATCCTCAAAGGGGAGGAGCCTCTGACCTGCCGGCCGGGAGAATTTCTCGAACCGGTCGATTTCGGAGCCAAGCGTCAGGATCTCGAGAACAAGCTGGGACATCCGGTTACCGAACGGGACGTCATGTCCGCCGTATTGTACCCCGGCGTGTTCGAAGAGTTCGATGCCCATCGCACGGAATACCACGACACTTCGGTTTTGCCGACGCCGGTGTTTTTCTACGGGTTGGATCTTGGGGACGAGACCACCGTCGAAATGGAACCCGGGAAAACCCTGCTGGTGCAGCTCAATGCCATCGGCCGGGTGATGGAAGACGGCC
- a CDS encoding NfeD family protein, producing the protein MVQIIDVRRFVDCLHGSCRALALLIAVGVFVGIFLLSSAESQGAVRIGAVRIAGPINPVVAEFVTQELDRINREEAVAFLLEIDTPGGLDSAMRQIIKGMLGSQIPVIVFVSPSGARAASAGALIALAADFAVMAPGTNLGAAHPVAIGGGQKPPDDVMMNKVVEDAAAYARSLAARRGRSEIWAEKMVRESASISAREALQHGVIDLIAEDRAELLKKLHGRSYRRAERSEVLLCMDATVDMASMGWRQKILNAISNPNVAYMLLMLGILGVFFEISQPGVLLPGVVGAMSLLLALFAFQTLPVNYVGILLIVLAMVLFILEVKVTSFGMLTVGGMISMTLGSLMLFEHSEPFLRLSKVVVACTVLVTSGFFLLVVYFVVRTQRRRFVSGREGMVGLVGEAVTEIHADGQVFVHGEYWKAFSAEPIAAGAAIEVVRLADNMRLEVRSAGVGPHRLDSHSTSGSDKEDCT; encoded by the coding sequence GTGGTTCAAATTATTGACGTTCGGCGTTTCGTTGATTGCTTACACGGCTCCTGCAGGGCTCTTGCTCTGCTGATTGCGGTGGGGGTTTTTGTCGGTATTTTTCTGCTCTCCTCCGCTGAATCGCAGGGTGCGGTTCGCATCGGGGCGGTGCGTATCGCCGGGCCCATAAATCCGGTTGTTGCTGAATTTGTAACGCAAGAACTTGATCGCATCAACCGCGAAGAAGCCGTGGCCTTTCTGCTCGAGATCGACACGCCCGGTGGTCTGGACAGCGCCATGCGCCAGATTATCAAAGGCATGCTTGGTTCGCAAATCCCTGTTATCGTGTTTGTCTCGCCCTCGGGGGCACGGGCGGCATCGGCCGGTGCGCTTATCGCTCTGGCAGCCGATTTTGCCGTTATGGCTCCGGGAACCAATCTTGGGGCCGCCCATCCCGTTGCCATTGGCGGCGGGCAGAAGCCCCCGGATGACGTTATGATGAACAAGGTGGTGGAAGATGCCGCCGCCTATGCACGCAGTTTGGCGGCCCGTCGCGGACGCAGCGAAATATGGGCAGAGAAGATGGTGCGGGAAAGTGCGTCTATCTCTGCCCGGGAAGCGCTTCAGCACGGTGTCATCGACCTGATCGCCGAAGATAGGGCGGAGCTTCTGAAAAAGCTCCACGGTCGCAGTTATCGTCGGGCAGAGCGCTCTGAAGTGCTGCTTTGCATGGATGCTACGGTAGATATGGCGAGCATGGGGTGGCGGCAGAAGATTCTCAACGCCATCAGCAATCCGAATGTTGCCTATATGCTGCTCATGCTGGGCATACTCGGGGTGTTCTTTGAGATTTCCCAACCCGGGGTGCTGCTGCCCGGAGTGGTCGGCGCCATGTCTTTGCTGCTGGCTTTGTTCGCCTTTCAGACTCTGCCCGTCAACTATGTCGGCATTTTACTGATTGTGCTGGCCATGGTGCTGTTTATTCTGGAAGTCAAGGTGACGTCCTTTGGCATGCTTACCGTCGGAGGGATGATCAGTATGACGCTGGGTTCCCTGATGTTGTTCGAACATTCCGAACCGTTTCTCAGGTTGTCAAAGGTGGTGGTGGCCTGCACGGTATTGGTCACCAGCGGTTTTTTCCTGTTGGTCGTGTATTTTGTGGTGCGAACGCAACGGCGCCGTTTTGTGTCCGGCCGTGAAGGCATGGTCGGGTTGGTTGGCGAAGCCGTCACGGAGATTCATGCCGACGGGCAGGTGTTTGTGCATGGCGAATATTGGAAGGCTTTTTCCGCCGAGCCGATTGCGGCGGGAGCAGCTATAGAGGTGGTACGTCTGGCCGACAATATGCGTCTGGAGGTTCGTAGCGCCGGTGTCGGTCCGCATCGGCTCGATTCACATTCAACGTCAGGTTCCGATAAGGAGGATTGCACATGA
- a CDS encoding sigma-54-dependent transcriptional regulator: MKNISQILVIEDEAANREAIALLLGNAGYQVTTAETGEKALEILSKTPFEVILTDLFLPGVSGIEILKRVKEQWPFTNVILITGKGSAESAVEAMKEGAFDYITKPLHFEKLQVIIAKAVEKSRLVAENLYLRQQLRGKYRFDNIIGNSLPMQYVFSRMEKVLNTDSTILILGESGTGKELVAKAIHYNGHRREKPFVAINCGAIPAELLESELFGHVRGAFTGAVADKTGKFQQAHQGTIFLDEIGTMPLHLQMKLLRVLQEQEVEKVGSSKKIKLDVRVISATNCNLEEEVEQGRFRADLYYRLNVIPIALPPLRERREDIALLARYFLQKTCTEMNQPLISITPGAMNCLENYHWPGNVRELENVIERTVTLTDSIAIGKSDLPANISGSCCEDEDPQISCPRLTESGMDMPEVIAGIERCLIKSAMGLSGGVKARAASLLNIKRTTLVEKIKRLGI; encoded by the coding sequence ATGAAAAACATATCACAGATTCTGGTTATCGAAGACGAAGCGGCCAATCGAGAAGCGATCGCCCTGCTTCTCGGCAATGCCGGATATCAGGTCACCACAGCTGAAACCGGTGAAAAAGCCCTTGAAATCCTGAGCAAAACGCCCTTCGAGGTCATTCTTACCGACCTCTTCCTGCCAGGAGTCAGCGGCATCGAAATCCTTAAACGCGTCAAAGAGCAATGGCCCTTTACCAACGTTATCCTGATCACCGGCAAGGGTTCCGCTGAATCGGCGGTCGAAGCCATGAAAGAAGGTGCCTTCGACTATATTACCAAGCCTTTGCATTTCGAAAAGCTCCAGGTGATAATCGCCAAGGCGGTGGAAAAAAGCCGACTGGTGGCCGAAAACCTCTATCTGCGACAGCAACTGCGCGGAAAATATCGGTTCGACAACATCATTGGCAACAGCCTGCCCATGCAATATGTTTTTTCTCGCATGGAAAAAGTACTCAACACCGATTCCACGATTCTCATTCTCGGCGAATCGGGAACCGGCAAGGAACTTGTCGCCAAAGCCATTCATTACAACGGACATCGGAGGGAAAAACCGTTCGTCGCCATAAATTGCGGGGCGATTCCCGCCGAACTGCTGGAGAGTGAACTCTTCGGTCATGTCCGCGGCGCTTTTACGGGGGCTGTTGCCGACAAAACGGGTAAATTTCAGCAGGCCCACCAGGGCACGATTTTTCTTGATGAAATCGGCACGATGCCACTGCATCTGCAGATGAAGCTGCTGCGCGTATTGCAGGAACAGGAAGTCGAGAAAGTCGGTTCTTCCAAAAAAATCAAGCTTGACGTACGTGTCATCTCGGCCACCAACTGCAATCTGGAGGAAGAAGTTGAACAAGGCCGGTTTCGGGCGGATCTCTACTACCGCCTGAACGTTATCCCCATCGCCCTGCCGCCCCTGCGTGAACGACGCGAGGATATCGCCCTGCTGGCCCGCTACTTTCTCCAGAAGACCTGCACCGAAATGAACCAACCGCTTATTTCCATTACCCCCGGGGCCATGAATTGCCTGGAAAATTATCATTGGCCCGGCAATGTGCGCGAACTGGAAAACGTCATCGAGCGAACCGTTACCCTCACGGACAGCATAGCGATCGGCAAAAGCGATCTGCCGGCCAATATCAGCGGCAGTTGCTGCGAAGATGAAGATCCCCAGATTTCCTGTCCGCGCCTGACCGAATCCGGCATGGATATGCCCGAAGTCATCGCCGGTATCGAACGCTGCCTGATCAAATCCGCCATGGGTCTGAGTGGCGGCGTCAAGGCCCGTGCCGCCAGCCTTTTAAATATCAAACGCACGACCCTGGTCGAAAAAATCAAACGCCTGGGCATTTAA
- a CDS encoding M24 family metallopeptidase — MNGYAADSWTDRVPVEELRARWQHLQKAMAAVGLEAAVVMQNADLYYFSGTLQSGVLYIPVEGDPLYAVRRDVCRARRESYVPSIVPFRSFRELPGIVADHGLPRVERVGMELDVLPVATFQRVSHALGDPHVEDLTPLVRSLRSVKSAWELERMRQAGRQLDESWRLATQMACEGLSDLDLAVALEGLARRRGHPGYARMRAFNGEVAMGLVLAGADGAASSFRNTPLGGAGLHPSVGFGPSGRRLRPGQPVTVDLIGFYNGYLADQTRTLALGYLDEPLCRAYEAMCQIQDLLKKSALPGVAWGQLYDDCCRLASELGYARHFMGQEGSQVSFIGHGIGLEIDEYPFIARGFRDQVLRENMTFAFEPKAVFPGQGAVGIENTFVVTAAGVEPLTLSDETLCIL, encoded by the coding sequence ATGAATGGTTATGCCGCCGACAGCTGGACCGATAGAGTTCCGGTGGAGGAACTTCGAGCGCGCTGGCAGCATTTGCAAAAGGCTATGGCCGCAGTCGGTCTTGAAGCTGCCGTGGTCATGCAAAATGCGGATCTGTATTATTTTTCAGGTACCTTGCAAAGTGGCGTGTTATATATACCGGTTGAAGGCGATCCCTTGTATGCTGTACGCCGTGATGTGTGCCGTGCCCGCCGTGAGAGCTATGTGCCCAGCATTGTACCTTTTCGCAGTTTCCGGGAACTGCCGGGCATTGTAGCCGATCATGGTTTGCCCCGTGTAGAACGCGTCGGCATGGAACTCGACGTGTTGCCGGTGGCAACGTTTCAGCGCGTGAGTCACGCCCTGGGGGATCCGCATGTCGAGGATCTTACCCCGTTGGTGAGGTCTTTGCGTTCGGTGAAATCCGCATGGGAACTGGAGCGCATGCGTCAGGCGGGTCGTCAGCTCGATGAAAGTTGGCGACTGGCGACGCAGATGGCTTGCGAGGGGCTTAGTGATCTTGACCTGGCTGTTGCCCTGGAAGGTTTGGCGCGACGGCGTGGCCACCCCGGTTATGCCCGCATGCGGGCTTTTAACGGGGAGGTCGCCATGGGCCTGGTATTGGCGGGGGCGGACGGCGCCGCATCAAGTTTTCGCAATACGCCCCTGGGCGGCGCAGGCCTGCATCCTTCCGTCGGATTCGGCCCCAGCGGGCGACGCCTGCGCCCCGGTCAACCGGTGACTGTGGATCTGATCGGATTCTATAACGGGTATCTGGCTGACCAGACCCGTACCCTGGCTTTGGGGTATCTTGACGAGCCTTTGTGCCGGGCTTACGAGGCCATGTGCCAGATCCAGGATCTGCTGAAGAAATCCGCTCTTCCCGGAGTAGCCTGGGGGCAGTTGTACGACGATTGTTGCCGATTGGCGTCCGAGCTTGGCTATGCCCGGCATTTCATGGGACAGGAGGGCTCCCAGGTATCTTTTATCGGGCACGGCATCGGCCTGGAGATTGACGAATATCCCTTTATAGCTCGGGGGTTCCGGGATCAGGTGCTGCGGGAAAACATGACCTTTGCCTTTGAGCCCAAAGCGGTTTTCCCCGGTCAAGGTGCGGTCGGCATCGAAAACACATTCGTGGTAACCGCTGCCGGTGTGGAACCCCTGACCCTTTCCGACGAGACCCTGTGCATCTTGTGA
- a CDS encoding slipin family protein produces the protein MIYPVIVLVLLALILSSAIKVVYEYERGVVFRLGRYSGVKGPGLRLIIPVVDKLMKISLRTVAMDVAPQDVITKDNVSIKVNAVLYFRVVNPEKSIIEVENYLYATSQLAQTSLRSVLGQSELDELLAHRDSINRHLQEILDRQTDPWGVKVSNVEIKHVDLPVEMQRAMARQAEAERERRSKVIHAEGEFQAAQKLTDAAGIISSQPGALQLRYLQTLTEVAAENSSTVIFPFPVDLVKPFLNLQDKG, from the coding sequence ATGATATATCCCGTTATTGTCCTGGTTCTGTTGGCCCTTATCCTGAGCAGTGCCATCAAGGTGGTTTACGAATACGAACGCGGTGTGGTTTTTCGCCTTGGCCGTTACAGCGGTGTCAAGGGGCCCGGCCTGCGCCTCATTATCCCGGTGGTGGACAAATTGATGAAAATCAGTTTGCGCACGGTGGCTATGGATGTCGCCCCGCAGGATGTCATCACCAAGGATAACGTATCGATCAAAGTGAATGCGGTTCTGTATTTCCGGGTGGTTAATCCGGAAAAATCGATCATAGAGGTTGAAAATTACCTCTATGCGACAAGCCAGTTGGCCCAGACATCGTTGCGCAGTGTTTTGGGGCAGTCCGAACTTGATGAGCTGCTTGCCCATCGCGACAGCATCAACCGGCATCTGCAGGAAATTCTCGATCGTCAGACCGACCCCTGGGGGGTCAAGGTATCCAATGTCGAGATCAAGCATGTCGATCTGCCGGTAGAAATGCAGCGAGCCATGGCCCGACAGGCCGAGGCCGAGCGCGAGCGGCGTTCCAAGGTTATCCATGCCGAAGGCGAATTTCAGGCGGCCCAGAAGCTTACCGATGCCGCAGGCATTATTTCATCCCAACCGGGCGCCTTGCAGTTGCGTTATCTGCAGACCTTGACCGAGGTCGCGGCGGAAAACAGTTCGACGGTGATTTTCCCCTTCCCGGTGGACCTGGTAAAACCTTTCCTCAACTTGCAGGACAAGGGCTAA
- a CDS encoding cytochrome b/b6 domain-containing protein gives MTFRKPILSFAAGVVPAAMLLSLAILLPAANAADGSPPLDCRGCHRVLPVAHPSVEGHRSDCMQCHAGHAMGAAVTPSPADNQHRRHTVWLTPRRIENLGVFLFLSGLLGPVVHGLLFLFSVGMRRPSVVDPEVPQLPPCSILLRCWHALNAISVMFLSASGFALRWLHAGSGMPAAARIVRWHSMVGGLYLLVWGGWMGLKLSSVGHAQRYRRPAEGWVKGIEKQLAYYGWGIFWGAPRPHANEVFNPLQAAVYLLVMGVLLPGVLLTGLGLLSMRSAVMAALRPWRSLFLEGHYLLGCLLLGFFFVHLYLAIWGPGGRLWKRS, from the coding sequence ATGACTTTCAGAAAACCGATACTTTCCTTTGCCGCCGGGGTTGTCCCGGCGGCAATGCTTTTGTCGCTGGCGATTCTTCTTCCGGCGGCTAACGCAGCCGATGGCAGTCCCCCCCTGGATTGCCGAGGCTGCCACCGTGTCCTGCCGGTTGCGCACCCGTCGGTCGAAGGCCACCGCAGTGACTGTATGCAATGTCATGCGGGCCATGCCATGGGGGCAGCGGTTACGCCATCCCCGGCAGACAACCAACACCGCCGTCATACGGTATGGCTAACGCCGCGGCGTATCGAAAATCTTGGCGTTTTCCTGTTTCTATCCGGTTTGTTGGGCCCTGTGGTACACGGCCTGCTGTTTCTGTTCTCGGTTGGCATGCGCAGGCCTTCCGTTGTCGATCCCGAAGTCCCCCAGCTTCCCCCTTGCTCCATATTGTTGCGCTGCTGGCATGCGCTTAATGCCATAAGCGTAATGTTTCTTAGCGCCAGCGGGTTTGCTTTACGCTGGCTGCATGCCGGCAGCGGGATGCCGGCGGCGGCCCGTATCGTGCGTTGGCACAGCATGGTCGGGGGGCTGTACCTATTGGTCTGGGGGGGATGGATGGGGCTTAAATTGTCATCCGTCGGCCATGCCCAACGCTATCGACGACCGGCCGAGGGGTGGGTGAAAGGCATCGAAAAACAGCTGGCATATTACGGGTGGGGAATCTTTTGGGGTGCGCCTCGACCTCATGCCAACGAAGTTTTCAATCCGTTGCAGGCGGCGGTTTATTTGCTTGTCATGGGGGTTCTTTTGCCGGGGGTATTGCTGACCGGCCTCGGATTGTTGTCCATGCGGAGTGCCGTTATGGCGGCACTACGTCCGTGGCGAAGTTTGTTTCTGGAAGGGCATTATCTGTTGGGGTGCCTGCTGTTGGGGTTTTTTTTCGTACATCTGTACCTGGCCATCTGGGGGCCGGGCGGGCGTCTCTGGAAACGATCGTAG